In Acinetobacter sp. C32I, one genomic interval encodes:
- a CDS encoding Rne/Rng family ribonuclease has product MKRMLINATHAEEVRVALITGNRLYDFDLENRTREQKKSNIYKGHVTRVEPSLEAVFVEYGAQRQGFLSMREIANSYFKADPRQTSNIRELITEGTELLVQVEKEERGNKGAALSTFISLAGRYLVLMPNNPKGGGISRQISGSVREELKEILASLNVPRGMSVIVRTAGIGRTQEELQLDLQHLLDLWAQIQGSASSGPSPMLVHQEAGVVTRAIRDYLRDDVAEILIDSEQAYNEAYNFVKAVMPRQLDKLKTYTLNEPLFAHFGIESQIQTAYEREVKLPSGGSIVIDQTEALVSIDINSAKSTRGHDVEETALNTNLEAAEEIARQLRLRDIGGLVVIDFIDMTKDRNQRMVEAKLREATQSDRARIQFGQLSRFGLMEMSRQRLRPSLEEATGYVCPRCHGTGMVRDLRSLSLSIMRKVEEIALRERQGEVQVEVPVEIAAFLLNEKRHSLVYLEQTSNVRVTVLPHPHLETPHYQIQFNPDGFAPSSYERTEATRSSEKELGYESSDWHLEDAEHHHAPAAQNQAAAPQKKAAQQQAAQAKQTQASTQKSASPCAWLENLFVQKQAQTTDQSRSAQNAAAAIEQMVNNGAVSRGQFGQVNAPVVTETAAPAAANNAYISQNPVKQEARESFEKDEKSHRPNQNQKKRKHKEQREQHAHAHEQQNQVHEEVVQLSRQEQRQEQRELKRQQKRQQPQESQNQQQHHDAQGNESAPLPRRDRNQQRPNRPNRHRDQSVLNEAPATTEAPTNPQQVKVDVVDAPRSEPMSTALVVNIDQGQSEIVALTPQQTNAPATKAEVATAAVVEKAEKKPAAQAEPVVAKEAPAAAVEEAAQAPVKRASNDPRSRRRQRGHQSAPKTVAPKIAPSQIPALGQYTLGSLIRHVYGEDCTILIEQFGLITTFNRALQKFAEQYASSLVVETVVEEEKRPVTRDAELPSQKPTEEAEPAPVLALTPPEAAAIRVANDPRERRRLAKLAAEQAKEAHIASTAAPAPVENTETKEEVKPAETTIVAEETVVAAPEQQPLELARTDVAAEAEVVPVEVEAVEPAVIAEVEAATETVAEVAPVQAAKKAEQKPAATEAELEDEAAKAEKEKSSRPRRPRGRPPKKATAE; this is encoded by the coding sequence ATGAAACGTATGTTGATTAATGCAACCCACGCCGAAGAAGTTCGCGTTGCACTTATCACTGGTAATCGTCTTTACGATTTCGATTTAGAGAATCGTACACGCGAACAAAAAAAATCAAATATCTATAAAGGTCATGTCACTCGCGTTGAGCCGTCTTTAGAAGCGGTTTTCGTTGAGTACGGCGCACAGCGTCAAGGCTTTTTGTCTATGCGAGAAATTGCAAACTCGTATTTCAAAGCTGACCCTCGTCAAACTTCAAATATTCGTGAACTCATTACTGAAGGCACTGAATTACTGGTTCAAGTTGAAAAAGAAGAGCGTGGCAACAAAGGTGCTGCCCTTTCTACCTTTATTTCACTTGCAGGCCGTTACTTAGTTTTGATGCCGAATAATCCGAAAGGTGGCGGTATCAGCCGTCAAATTTCGGGTTCAGTACGTGAAGAACTGAAAGAAATTTTAGCCTCTTTAAATGTGCCACGTGGTATGAGCGTGATCGTTCGTACTGCGGGGATTGGCCGTACCCAAGAAGAGTTACAACTCGACTTACAACACTTACTTGACCTTTGGGCACAAATCCAAGGTTCAGCGAGCTCTGGCCCATCACCAATGCTGGTTCATCAAGAAGCAGGTGTGGTGACCCGTGCGATCCGTGACTATTTACGTGATGACGTGGCTGAAATCCTGATTGATAGTGAACAAGCCTATAACGAAGCCTATAACTTCGTAAAAGCAGTGATGCCACGTCAATTAGACAAATTAAAAACCTATACCTTGAATGAGCCTTTATTCGCTCATTTTGGGATTGAAAGCCAGATCCAAACGGCTTATGAACGTGAAGTAAAACTGCCTTCTGGTGGTTCAATCGTGATTGACCAAACTGAAGCCTTGGTTTCAATCGATATTAACTCGGCGAAATCAACCCGTGGTCATGATGTTGAAGAAACGGCATTAAATACCAATTTAGAAGCAGCTGAAGAAATCGCACGTCAACTGCGTTTACGCGATATCGGTGGTCTCGTTGTGATCGACTTCATCGACATGACCAAAGACCGCAACCAGCGTATGGTGGAAGCGAAATTACGTGAAGCAACGCAAAGCGACCGCGCACGTATCCAGTTCGGTCAACTGTCACGTTTTGGTCTGATGGAAATGAGCCGTCAACGCCTACGTCCTTCGTTAGAAGAAGCGACAGGTTACGTTTGCCCACGCTGTCATGGCACGGGTATGGTACGTGACTTACGTTCGCTCTCACTTTCAATTATGCGTAAGGTTGAAGAAATTGCCTTACGTGAACGTCAAGGTGAAGTTCAAGTCGAAGTCCCTGTGGAAATTGCGGCCTTCTTATTGAATGAAAAGCGCCACAGCCTAGTTTACCTAGAGCAAACCTCAAATGTACGTGTGACCGTATTGCCTCACCCGCACTTGGAAACACCACATTACCAAATCCAGTTCAATCCAGATGGTTTTGCGCCTTCTAGCTACGAACGTACTGAAGCAACCCGTTCTAGCGAAAAAGAACTGGGCTATGAATCTTCAGACTGGCATTTAGAAGATGCCGAGCATCACCATGCACCTGCTGCACAAAACCAAGCTGCTGCACCACAGAAGAAAGCGGCTCAGCAACAAGCTGCGCAAGCAAAACAAACTCAAGCAAGCACACAAAAGTCAGCAAGTCCTTGCGCTTGGTTAGAGAACTTATTTGTTCAAAAACAAGCACAAACCACAGATCAATCACGTTCTGCACAGAATGCAGCAGCCGCGATTGAGCAAATGGTCAACAATGGCGCAGTAAGCCGTGGTCAGTTTGGTCAAGTCAACGCACCTGTTGTGACTGAAACTGCTGCACCTGCCGCAGCAAACAATGCCTATATTTCACAAAATCCTGTGAAACAAGAAGCACGTGAAAGTTTTGAAAAAGACGAGAAATCACATCGTCCGAATCAAAACCAGAAGAAGCGCAAGCACAAAGAGCAACGTGAACAACACGCACATGCACATGAACAACAAAATCAAGTACATGAAGAAGTGGTTCAACTGTCACGTCAAGAACAGCGCCAAGAGCAACGTGAGTTAAAGCGTCAACAAAAACGCCAACAACCGCAAGAGTCTCAAAACCAGCAACAGCATCATGATGCTCAAGGCAATGAGTCTGCACCGTTACCACGTCGTGACCGTAACCAGCAACGTCCAAATCGCCCAAATCGTCATCGCGATCAAAGCGTATTGAATGAAGCTCCTGCGACAACTGAAGCACCAACAAATCCACAACAGGTTAAAGTGGATGTGGTCGATGCACCTCGTAGCGAACCGATGAGCACAGCACTTGTTGTGAATATTGATCAAGGGCAAAGCGAAATTGTTGCATTGACGCCACAACAGACCAATGCGCCAGCGACAAAAGCAGAAGTTGCAACCGCTGCTGTTGTCGAAAAAGCTGAGAAAAAACCTGCAGCTCAAGCAGAACCTGTGGTTGCCAAAGAAGCACCTGCTGCGGCTGTAGAAGAGGCAGCTCAAGCACCAGTGAAACGTGCCAGCAATGACCCACGTTCACGTCGTCGTCAACGTGGTCATCAATCAGCTCCGAAAACAGTTGCACCAAAAATTGCACCATCGCAAATTCCAGCGTTGGGTCAATACACCTTGGGTAGCTTGATTCGTCATGTCTATGGTGAAGACTGCACCATTCTGATTGAACAGTTTGGTTTGATCACCACCTTTAACCGTGCCCTACAAAAGTTTGCTGAACAATATGCAAGCTCTTTAGTGGTAGAAACCGTGGTTGAGGAAGAAAAGCGTCCTGTAACACGTGATGCTGAGCTTCCAAGTCAAAAGCCGACTGAAGAAGCTGAACCAGCGCCAGTGTTGGCATTAACACCACCTGAAGCTGCAGCGATTCGTGTTGCCAATGATCCGCGTGAGCGTCGTCGTTTGGCTAAACTTGCTGCGGAACAAGCAAAAGAAGCACATATTGCATCGACTGCTGCTCCAGCACCTGTTGAAAACACTGAAACGAAAGAAGAAGTGAAACCAGCAGAAACAACGATTGTTGCAGAAGAAACGGTTGTAGCTGCACCTGAGCAACAACCCTTAGAACTTGCTCGTACCGATGTTGCCGCAGAAGCAGAAGTTGTACCTGTTGAAGTTGAAGCCGTTGAACCTGCTGTAATTGCTGAGGTTGAGGCCGCAACTGAAACTGTTGCAGAAGTTGCACCTGTTCAAGCTGCTAAAAAAGCTGAACAAAAGCCAGCAGCAACAGAAGCAGAACTAGAAGATGAAGCAGCGAAAGCGGAAAAAGAGAAATCTAGCCGCCCTCGTCGTCCGCGTGGCCGTCCACCTAAAAAAGCCACAGCTGAGTGA
- a CDS encoding RluA family pseudouridine synthase — protein MNSTQQWQSVTWFDVDEHQDGQRIDNFLFTRLKGVPKSRIYRLIREGQVRVNKKRIKAETRLNIGDQIRVAPIRYEQKDETAAPVSDGVAQSLLSRVVYEDEGLLVVNKPSGIAVHGGSGVAYGLIEAMRAATGKKYLELIHRIDRDTSGLVMISKKRSTLKLLQDLLREHKIQKTYAAIVKGQVSLDQQMIDAPLLRYELANGERRVRVTKEGKPSKTDWKVVERFKAATLVHASPLSGRTHQIRVHGLSIGHPLVGDDKYGHNTAYTGPEARRLCLHAMRLDIPNYPSIEAPMPEDMQQVIDQLRKQK, from the coding sequence ATGAATTCTACACAACAATGGCAAAGTGTCACTTGGTTTGACGTGGATGAGCATCAAGACGGGCAGCGAATAGATAATTTTTTATTTACCCGATTAAAAGGTGTACCGAAGAGTCGAATCTATCGTTTGATTCGTGAAGGACAAGTACGCGTAAACAAAAAAAGAATAAAAGCAGAAACACGTTTAAACATTGGCGACCAGATTCGGGTTGCGCCAATCCGCTATGAACAAAAGGATGAAACTGCGGCACCAGTCAGTGATGGCGTGGCACAAAGCCTACTCAGCCGTGTGGTGTATGAAGATGAAGGGTTATTAGTTGTCAATAAACCTTCAGGGATTGCCGTGCATGGCGGCAGTGGTGTGGCCTATGGCTTGATTGAGGCCATGCGTGCTGCAACAGGTAAAAAATATCTGGAACTGATCCATCGGATTGACCGTGATACTTCTGGCTTGGTGATGATCAGTAAAAAGCGCAGCACCTTAAAATTACTGCAAGACTTATTGCGTGAGCATAAAATCCAAAAAACCTATGCGGCAATTGTCAAAGGTCAAGTGAGTCTGGATCAGCAAATGATTGATGCGCCGTTATTGCGTTATGAGCTGGCCAATGGTGAACGTCGTGTCCGTGTCACTAAAGAGGGGAAGCCGAGTAAGACAGATTGGAAAGTGGTTGAGCGTTTTAAAGCCGCGACTTTGGTGCATGCATCACCGCTTTCGGGGCGTACCCATCAAATTCGTGTGCATGGTCTCAGTATTGGTCATCCTTTAGTTGGGGACGATAAATATGGGCACAATACGGCCTATACCGGTCCAGAAGCACGCCGTTTGTGCCTACATGCCATGCGTTTAGACATTCCCAATTATCCAAGCATTGAAGCGCCTATGCCTGAAGATATGCAACAGGTGATCGATCAGTTGAGAAAGCAGAAATGA
- a CDS encoding HAD-IA family hydrolase, whose product MSQNIELVIFDWDGTLFDSVGQIVASLQYAAQQFEQPLTDDAAKSIIGLGLPEVMQILFPQVPHLQQDILQCYADHYVANSKGDAWFSGVAELLTDLKQQGLKLAVATGKSRKGLDRVLAQTNSDEIFDITRAASETKSKPDPLMLQQILTELDVAADRAVMVGDTSYDLEMAQNLNMPRIGVSYGVHSIETLQQFQPLTIAHNVQELHAYLQSVLNVAALTES is encoded by the coding sequence ATGAGTCAAAATATCGAACTGGTGATTTTTGATTGGGATGGCACCTTATTCGATTCGGTTGGGCAAATCGTGGCAAGCTTGCAATATGCAGCACAGCAATTTGAACAACCGCTGACGGATGATGCGGCAAAAAGTATTATTGGCCTCGGCTTACCCGAAGTCATGCAAATCCTGTTTCCACAAGTTCCGCATTTACAGCAAGATATTTTGCAATGTTATGCAGATCACTATGTGGCAAACTCCAAAGGGGATGCGTGGTTTAGCGGTGTTGCTGAGCTGCTCACTGATCTAAAACAGCAAGGTTTAAAGCTCGCAGTGGCAACAGGCAAAAGCCGTAAGGGCTTAGACCGTGTTTTGGCACAAACCAATAGTGATGAGATCTTTGATATTACCCGTGCAGCCAGTGAAACCAAATCCAAACCAGACCCGCTGATGTTGCAGCAAATTTTGACTGAACTGGATGTCGCTGCTGACCGTGCTGTTATGGTGGGGGATACCAGTTATGATTTGGAAATGGCGCAAAATCTGAATATGCCACGGATTGGTGTGAGTTATGGGGTGCATAGCATTGAAACCTTGCAGCAATTTCAGCCACTCACCATCGCGCACAATGTGCAGGAGCTGCATGCTTATTTGCAAAGTGTGCTGAATGTGGCAGCCTTAACCGAGAGTTAA
- a CDS encoding YafY family protein, translated as MSRSIRLLNLLQLLREYRYPVTAQVLAERLQISQRSVYRDIETLREQGVCIDAAAGLGFQLKQDFLLPPMTLNETEIEAIFLALNWLNDIPDLALKSASTSVLAKLNAVLPEHCQQQLEQTTLRSINVWLPVDETLVEQVRLAIRQQVKILVDYADEQQRVSSRILWPFALGYFNDRIVLAAWCELRKSFRHFRIDRIRALNLSQELYPQFKQQLFQQWWAQEMCRDTTDKN; from the coding sequence ATGAGCCGTTCAATCCGTTTGCTCAATCTATTACAGCTGCTTAGAGAATATCGCTATCCCGTGACCGCACAGGTGTTGGCTGAGCGTTTGCAGATCAGTCAGCGTAGTGTCTATCGTGATATCGAAACTTTGCGTGAACAGGGCGTATGTATTGATGCTGCTGCAGGATTAGGGTTTCAACTGAAACAAGATTTTCTGCTTCCGCCGATGACATTGAATGAAACTGAGATCGAAGCGATTTTTTTGGCGCTGAATTGGTTGAATGATATTCCTGATCTGGCTTTGAAATCGGCCTCAACTTCGGTATTGGCAAAGCTCAATGCGGTACTGCCTGAGCATTGTCAGCAGCAACTTGAACAAACCACTTTAAGATCGATCAATGTCTGGTTACCTGTCGATGAAACATTGGTGGAGCAAGTGCGTTTGGCGATTCGTCAGCAAGTCAAAATCTTGGTTGATTATGCCGACGAACAACAACGCGTCAGTTCTCGTATTTTGTGGCCATTTGCGTTAGGTTATTTTAATGATCGGATTGTGTTAGCGGCATGGTGTGAGCTACGTAAAAGTTTTCGTCACTTCCGTATTGATCGGATTCGGGCGCTGAACTTGAGTCAGGAGCTGTACCCGCAATTCAAACAACAGTTATTTCAGCAATGGTGGGCACAGGAAATGTGTCGTGACACTACTGACAAAAACTGA
- a CDS encoding glutathione S-transferase family protein, translating to MALKLYTNSFSRGVVVDWLLIELGIECERIEVAFQTEMKAPEYLKINPFGKVPVLVDGDVVVYELDAICAYLADKFADKGLAPALNDPKRGLYYRWLFFISGPWEAASTNKMLGVEVKPDQKGSVGYGDYQDAYNAFVQGLSEVDPYLCGQQFTAADVTVAAMLFWQLKMGDIASHPVIEHYLENIKQRPSYQKFAEFFSNA from the coding sequence ATGGCACTTAAACTTTATACCAATAGTTTTTCACGTGGCGTCGTTGTTGACTGGCTGCTGATCGAGCTTGGCATTGAATGCGAGCGTATTGAGGTTGCTTTTCAAACTGAGATGAAAGCGCCTGAATATTTAAAAATCAATCCATTTGGCAAAGTACCCGTATTGGTCGATGGTGATGTGGTGGTGTATGAACTTGATGCAATTTGTGCTTATTTAGCCGATAAATTTGCGGATAAAGGCTTGGCACCCGCACTGAATGATCCAAAGCGTGGTCTATATTATCGCTGGTTATTCTTTATTTCTGGGCCTTGGGAAGCTGCTTCAACCAATAAAATGCTCGGTGTTGAGGTGAAACCCGATCAGAAAGGCTCTGTGGGGTATGGTGATTATCAAGATGCTTATAATGCCTTTGTGCAAGGTCTTAGTGAAGTTGATCCCTATTTATGTGGTCAGCAATTTACGGCCGCGGATGTCACGGTTGCTGCAATGTTATTTTGGCAGCTAAAAATGGGTGATATTGCATCACACCCTGTAATTGAGCACTATTTAGAAAACATTAAACAGCGACCAAGCTATCAGAAATTTGCTGAATTTTTTAGTAATGCTTAA
- a CDS encoding LysR substrate-binding domain-containing protein, with amino-acid sequence MELRHLRYFITVAEELSFSKAALKLHTAQPSLSQQIKDLEDDVGVQLLHRTKRKVELTDEGQVFLEQARLTLTQADKAVTMARQVAAAKVQCLKIGFVPSAEIRIFPYILPRLRVRLPKLQIRTLNLKESDQINKLKKGDLDLIFINQKFENDAFSSQLVLKEALVFMLPKQHLLAQHAQINIAQLQDIPLTILTHKLSQPLARIITQYIKQQQIHFQSIDEANNIAEAIQAVHSGQRCAILPAYIQALATDQIVVRALSHPLPCLDVFISYPKQNPSDATQQFIEEIQRVFAFDHINDLKSEPRI; translated from the coding sequence ATGGAATTACGTCATTTACGCTATTTCATTACCGTTGCTGAAGAGCTCAGTTTCAGTAAAGCTGCTCTCAAACTACACACGGCGCAACCCTCTCTCAGCCAGCAAATCAAAGACCTTGAAGATGATGTCGGTGTGCAACTGTTACATCGTACCAAGCGTAAAGTGGAATTAACCGATGAAGGTCAGGTGTTCCTCGAACAAGCTCGCCTGACCCTAACACAGGCAGACAAAGCGGTCACTATGGCACGGCAGGTTGCTGCGGCCAAAGTGCAATGCTTAAAAATCGGTTTTGTGCCCTCTGCTGAAATTCGCATTTTCCCTTATATCTTGCCACGTTTAAGAGTCCGCCTGCCCAAACTGCAAATTCGAACGCTCAATCTCAAAGAAAGCGATCAAATCAACAAGCTTAAAAAGGGTGATTTAGACCTGATTTTTATTAATCAAAAATTTGAAAATGACGCATTTTCAAGTCAATTGGTACTCAAAGAGGCTTTGGTGTTTATGCTGCCGAAACAACATCTTTTGGCACAACATGCACAGATCAACATTGCCCAATTACAGGATATACCCCTGACCATTTTAACGCATAAGCTGTCTCAGCCTTTGGCCCGAATCATTACCCAATACATTAAACAGCAGCAGATTCATTTTCAAAGCATCGATGAAGCCAACAACATTGCCGAAGCGATTCAAGCGGTGCATTCAGGGCAGCGTTGTGCCATTTTACCCGCCTATATCCAAGCGCTAGCCACCGACCAAATCGTTGTCAGAGCTCTCAGCCACCCGCTGCCCTGTCTGGATGTGTTTATCAGCTATCCCAAACAGAACCCAAGTGATGCAACACAACAGTTCATTGAAGAAATTCAACGTGTATTTGCATTCGATCACATCAACGATCTCAAATCTGAACCGCGAATATAA
- a CDS encoding MBL fold metallo-hydrolase, producing MKDKPTLTYQLPTQSCLSHTWGKPPFPHEASDHCGIDRFYNLQKPLTPFDRKGLLKWLATRQSSTWKVDRSHEWTLRNHMLELPQNRPHADLNDWQIWFVGHATVLIQIGAYNFLTDPVWCEYVSPKQGNGPRRVCPAGIALEHLPTIHGVLLSHNHYDHMDLATLEWLHQKFEMPIYTGLGNGYYLPKHLHVIEMDWWQEIPFHDELKIAYTPAQHTSGRGVRDQNRALWGGFSLLAKTGHCFFAGDTGYAAHFKQIHERYGDARVALLPIGAYEPRMLMRYVHMNPQDAFHAHLDLHAHRSLAIHYRTFQLTDEDRDAPEHELQQAMKSSSKLVNPFYCIREGHFIRA from the coding sequence ATGAAAGATAAGCCGACATTAACCTATCAATTGCCGACACAATCTTGCTTGAGCCATACTTGGGGGAAACCTCCTTTTCCACATGAGGCTTCTGATCATTGTGGGATTGACCGCTTCTATAATTTGCAGAAACCGTTAACGCCTTTCGATCGTAAGGGATTGCTAAAGTGGTTAGCGACGCGACAGTCTTCTACCTGGAAGGTGGACCGTTCACATGAATGGACCTTGCGTAACCACATGCTGGAGCTACCGCAGAATCGACCACATGCCGATTTAAATGACTGGCAAATTTGGTTTGTAGGGCATGCGACGGTGCTTATTCAGATCGGCGCTTATAATTTCCTGACTGATCCGGTCTGGTGTGAGTATGTCAGTCCGAAGCAGGGCAATGGCCCACGCCGTGTCTGTCCTGCGGGGATTGCCCTAGAACACCTCCCAACCATTCATGGGGTGTTGCTAAGCCACAATCATTATGATCATATGGATTTGGCGACTTTAGAATGGTTACATCAAAAATTCGAAATGCCGATTTATACGGGCTTGGGCAATGGCTATTATTTGCCAAAGCACTTACATGTGATTGAGATGGATTGGTGGCAGGAAATTCCATTTCATGATGAATTGAAGATTGCCTATACACCTGCACAGCATACCTCTGGGCGAGGGGTTCGAGATCAGAATCGGGCGCTGTGGGGCGGCTTTTCTTTGCTTGCCAAAACAGGCCACTGTTTCTTTGCGGGTGATACCGGTTATGCAGCGCACTTTAAGCAGATCCATGAGCGTTATGGCGATGCGCGAGTAGCGTTATTGCCGATCGGCGCTTATGAACCACGTATGCTCATGCGTTATGTGCATATGAATCCACAAGATGCATTTCATGCCCATTTAGATCTGCATGCCCATCGTTCCTTGGCGATTCATTATCGAACTTTTCAACTGACCGATGAAGATCGTGATGCACCTGAGCATGAACTGCAGCAAGCCATGAAATCCTCTTCAAAATTGGTCAATCCGTTTTATTGTATTCGTGAAGGCCACTTTATTCGTGCTTAG
- a CDS encoding DoxX-like family protein, protein MNSQNQTIQQILRFCQWIIAVLWIYQGLIPKLIFQVEGEQYVWQQLHMPTPYIGWMISLSGLAEIIFGSLFLFLTHKYLHWLSIISLIGLFICVLLIYPNQTYQAFNPVVMNMALASLSVISLWCIKALQNAKHE, encoded by the coding sequence ATGAATAGCCAAAACCAAACGATTCAACAGATCCTAAGGTTTTGTCAGTGGATTATTGCCGTCCTTTGGATATATCAGGGGCTGATTCCCAAACTCATATTTCAGGTTGAAGGTGAACAGTATGTTTGGCAGCAACTCCATATGCCTACGCCTTATATTGGCTGGATGATTTCCTTGTCTGGTCTTGCCGAGATCATTTTTGGTAGTCTGTTTTTATTTTTAACGCATAAATATTTGCATTGGCTCAGTATTATTAGCCTGATAGGACTCTTTATTTGCGTTTTGTTGATTTATCCCAATCAAACCTATCAGGCCTTTAACCCTGTGGTCATGAATATGGCACTTGCAAGCCTTTCTGTGATTTCACTGTGGTGTATCAAAGCACTACAAAATGCTAAGCACGAATAA
- a CDS encoding thiol-disulfide oxidoreductase DCC family protein: protein MQNQLEQLIQSHNIILFDGVCVLCSAWADFMIKHDQHCQFKLVSVQSNIGQQLLTYCHLPTDHFETMVLLENGQCYTESTAFVRIMQRLDFPYRSLKYARVVPQTIRDFAYRRIALNRYRLFGQTEQCYRVTPETQQHFLLDEVLT, encoded by the coding sequence ATGCAAAATCAATTAGAGCAACTGATTCAAAGCCATAATATTATCTTGTTCGATGGCGTGTGTGTGCTGTGCTCAGCATGGGCAGATTTCATGATCAAGCATGACCAACACTGCCAATTCAAACTGGTTTCAGTGCAATCCAATATCGGACAGCAACTCCTCACCTATTGCCATCTTCCTACTGATCATTTTGAAACAATGGTCTTACTGGAAAATGGTCAATGTTATACCGAATCGACGGCCTTTGTTCGTATTATGCAGCGACTGGATTTCCCTTATCGCAGCTTGAAATATGCCCGTGTTGTGCCTCAAACCATCCGAGATTTTGCTTATCGTCGTATCGCCTTAAATCGCTACCGCCTATTTGGTCAAACCGAGCAATGCTATCGAGTGACGCCTGAAACCCAGCAGCATTTTCTATTGGATGAAGTCTTAACATGA